The Loxodonta africana isolate mLoxAfr1 chromosome 1, mLoxAfr1.hap2, whole genome shotgun sequence genomic sequence aagtctattttgtcagaaattaatattgctactcctcttcttttttgcttattgtttgcttgatatatttttttccatcctttgagttttagtttgtttgtgtctctaagtctaaggtgtgtctctaagtctaaggtgtgtctctcgtaggcagcatatagatggatcgtgtttctttatccagtccgtgactctctgtctctttactggtgcatttagtccatttacattcagcgtaattatagataaataagtttttagtgctgtcattttgatgccttttcatgtgtgttgttggccttttcatttttccagatacttttttgtgctgagacgtttttcttagtagattgtgagattctcattttcataatgtttaactttatgtttgttgagtcgttacgtttttcttgagttatggaattgatattcctttttgtggttaccttattattttcccctatttttctaagtaaaaacctaacttgcatcgttctatatcgccttgtatcactctccatctggcagttcaatgcctcctatatttagtccctctttttgattattgtgatcgtttatctattgatttccatgatttcctgttatgtgtattattttgtttatttatttattttttagaattaatcttactttgtttgtttttgtgctttccctgtttgagttgcgttgatatcaggacgttctgttttgtgaccttgtattgtgctggtacctgatattattggtcatcaggccaaacaatctccttaagcatttcttgcagtcttggtttagtttttgcaaattctctaaactcatgtttatctgtaaataccttaatttctccttcatatttcagagagagttttgctggatatatgatccttggttggcagttttgctccttcagtgctctgtatatgtcatcccattcctttcttgcttgcatggtttctgctgagtagtctgaacttattcttattgattctcccttgtaggaaacctttcttttctccctggctgcttctaaaattttctgtttgtctttggttttggcaagtttgatgataatatgtcttggtgtttttctttttggatcagtcttaaatggggttcgatgagcattttggatagatatcctttcgtctttcatgatgtcagggaagttttgtgttaggagttcttcaactattttctctgtgttttctgtcccccctccctgttctgggactccaatcactcgcaagttatccttcttgatagagtcccacatgattcttagggtttcttcattttttttaattcttttatctcattttttttcagctatgttggagttgattccctggtcctccagaagtcccagtctacattctaattgctcgagtctgctcctctgactttctattgcgttgtctaattctgtaattttattgttaatcttttggatttctacatgctgtctctctatggattcttgcaacttattaatttttccactatgttcttgaataaccttttcgagttcttcaacagttttatcagtgtgttccttggctttttctgcagttatcctaatttcatttgtcatatctttaagcattctgtaaattagttttttatattctgtatctaataattccaggattgtatcttcatttgggaaagattttgattcttttgtttggggggttggagaagctgtcatggtctgtttctttatgtggtttgatatggactgctgtctccgagccatcactgggaaactagattttccaggtaatcagctaaaaaaaaatgcagtcagatccctatctgaattctccttctggctcagggtattcggatgttaatggagccgcctggggagggtgggggagggatcagagagctaggcgtgtagcaccacagaatatagagctgatccctacgttcacgctccgcccccgtccgccagaatcccggcaggacggctccccagctgggacgctactctccccgctccaagatcagtcacttcctcccggggatttctccctccggtgcgccgcatgGCTCCCTCGAACTGAGTGGGGgtggccctcacgaacagctgggcccacccccggggtctattcaggggaatgcaCTCACACCCCGCCGGCTCTCGCCGAGAACCCAGCCAgatggctccctggctgggacgctgctctccccgctccaagaccagtcacttcctcctgggggattctccctccggtgcgccacacggctcgcgtgaactgggtgggcgtggccctcaTGGACAGCTGGGCCCACTCCAGGGGCCTATTCAGGGGAAtgcgctcacaccccgcccgctcTTGCCAATaacccagcgggacggctccccagctgggacgctgctctcccggctccgagaccagtcacttcctcccggggatttctccctctggtgcgccgcacagctcgcgtgaactgggtggaCGTGGCCCTCACGAAAGTCTGGGCGccccccccggggtcgctttagggaaatataggtgaTCCCCACGCTCACGCCTCACCCGCCTTCCGCCagactcccggcgggacggctccccggctgggatgctgctctccccactccaagatcagtcactgcctcccgggtgtttctcccaccggctgcgccgctacgccgcccgcgccaaccagctagacttcctcccgggatgggttcggggaggGTAGGGCTGGGTCCCTTGTCTGTGccttctgcccccctgggctctgcccaagcccgggctccgaaggtcacctgcctggtacgctggctcttagttctgaaaacgatcgctgtctgcccgtatttgttcgttctccgtctctaagtctgtgtttgttgttcagagttcgtagattgttatatatgtgatcaattcacttgtttttccgagtctttgttgcaagagggatccgcagtagcgtccacctagtccgccatcttggccctgccttctcATATTTCATGACAATTTATGCATTTCAACTTTGTGGTATATGGGATATTATTTTATCTAGGTTTCTAGGAGCCACCCTAAGAATGAGTTTGCATCGTTCTTTGGGGTCATATCCTGAGTATGTCCTCTGTCTCCAAGCTGTTTATCTAGTTTCATGTTTCAGCCCCCTGATCAAACATCTTCAACATCCAATCCCAGAGACATGGTACTCATCTGTCCCTGTTGAAATAAGATGGCTTATTCTTGTAGCTCCTTTAGGATATTTCTTCCTTCTGGGGCCCATCATCTCCCAGCTGGGTTATATTACAACTGAACCCTAGTTATTGGCCTGGCATCAAAGAGAGGCAACATTATGGACAGAATTGTATCTCCCTAAAAGGTATGTTAAAGTCTTAACCCTAGTACCCATGAATTTGCACTCGTCTGGAGTAGGGTTTTTAaaggtgttatcagttaacatgagatcatactaGAGTAGCCCACTCCactcccactgccgtcgagtcgattacgactcatagtgatcctataggacagagtagaactgccccatactactagagtaaggtgggtcctaatccaatctgagtggtgacctcataaaagagaaaaggcaCATAGAGATATGCAGAAGGAAGCTGGCCATGTGAAGAGATCGGGGTgatccacaagccaaggaacaccaaggattgccagccatCACCAGTGATGGGAAGGAGGCATGCAATATATTCTCCCTCAGACTTCTGAAAAGGAACCAAGACAGCTGATATCCTGATTTtgaactcctagcctccagatGTTCCACAATAAAGTTCTGTTCTTATAAGCAACCCAGTTTGTGATATTTTgatacagcagccctaggaaataaAGACAGAAGGTGAGGGCAGATCCTGAGGGACATTCTAACTTTCTTGCTGAGGAGAGGCCTCCATAGTAGCTTCCCATAATAGGGGAAGGGTCACTCTTAAGAAGGGGTGGGTCATTaggaacaaatcaaaaaaacaccaTGGCAGGCCAAAGAGAGACAACAGAAGAAAGGATAAATCTTTATACTTTAGTACCTTTAGTAGCACTTTCTTGTTAATTTTTACAAGGGTCCCACATTTTTATTTTGCCCTATACCTCCCAAATCACATAGCCAGTCTTGCAAGAAAGGAGTAGATAAAATTACTGCCAAATGCTGGACTAGGCTATTTCAGAGAGTTGAACTGAAAGAAATCACTCGTTTTTTTGAAAATTATGTATGTCTAAAAAATTGCAGAGCACAGAGAAATGTAATGTTTATTTTAGGACTTATTAATTATAATTATCAAAAGTAAGTTTCCTTTCATGATTCACACCTTGCACTACAGGGATTACTTGTGAGCAGTTTATAATGGGTCCACTCTATCGACTGATTTCCTAAAGCATTTTAGGTGTTAAGTTTTCAGACATCTTGGAGATGGAAACCTATTAAAAGGTGATCTTTCAAATATGTAGTTATATGTGATTACCCTTTGCAAGGAAGAGTTTCACGAGTATAAAGAATGAGGTATTTAAATTCATTTTCTTCAATTGTTTAGATAATGTAATTTCTGGGCTGATGAAAGTTTGTAGTACATTTTCTTGTGATTAATTACCTAGTAGGGTTAGCCTACTTACAGAAATAATATATGAATTAAAGATAGAATAATATTCTAAGCTTGGAATTTCTTTTGataattaaaatggaaaaaagaatgcAAGGTGATATAATAAAAGTAGTAGTtcatattaattaattaattaattttcagAACTGAAAATTATTCTTCCCTACCACCACCAGGGAGAGCAGAAATAGAGCAAGCATCGAACATCAGAACCATGAGCAGCAATTTATCCCACCCTGCTGTGGTGCAACTTTGCTACGAGAACGTGAATGGATCTTGTATTAAATCTCCCTACTCCCCTGGATCCCAGGTGCTTCTGTATGCAGCCTTTGGCTCTGCGTCTGTGCTGCCTGTGTTTGGAAACCTCCTGGTCATGACATCAGTCCTGCATTTCAAACAGCTGCACTCCCCAACCAACTTTTTGATCGCTTCTCTGGCCTGTGCTGACTTTTTGGTGGAAGTGACCGTGATGCCCTTCAGCATGGTCAGATCTGTGGACAGCTGCTGGTACTTTGGAGCCCAATTTTGTACCCTTCACAGCTGTTGCGACGTGGCATTCTGTTACTCTTCTGTCTTCCACTTGTGCTTCATCTCCATCGACAGGTACATTGCTGTTACCGACCCTCTGGTCTATCCTACCAAGTTCACGGTGTCTGTGTCAGGAATATGCGTCGGCATCTCCTGGATCCTGCCAATTGTCTACAGCGGTGCCGTGTTCTACACAGGTGTGAATGATGATGGGATGGAGGAACTTGTAAGTGCCCTCAACTGTATAGATGGCTGTCAAATCGCTGTAAATCAAGACTGGGTTTTGGTAGATTTTCTGTTATTCTTCATACCTACTCTCGTTATGATAATTCTTTACAGTAAGATTTTTCTTATAGCCAAACAACAAGCTATAAAAATTGAAACTACTAGTAGCAAAGCTGAATCATCATCAGAGAGCTACAAAGCCAGAGtggccaagagagagagaaaagctgcTAAAACTCTGGGGGTCACAGTGGTCACATTTATGATTTCATGGTTACCATATACAATTGATACATTAATTGATGCCTTTATGAGCTTCATAACCCCTGCCTACATTTATGAGATTTGTTGTTGGGGTGCTTATTATAATTCAGCCATGAATCCTTTGATTTATGCTTTATTTTATCCTTGGTTTAGGAAAGCTATAAAACTGATTTTAAGTGGAAAATTATTAAAGAATAGCTCATCAACCATTCGTTTATTTTCAGAATAAGTGTAAGCACAAAATTGAGAtatttcagaatattttaaaaattatgataaCATGATGAAAGACATGAATAAAGCCATTCAAAATAggtaaaacattattttttaaattaccagCAAAAACAATCTTGTAAGGTACCTCCATTGAACCAGTATAAAGATATTTACTGACCTCAGTAGTAAATGATAAAGTGTTTGTATATATTACCTGCCTCGGTTCATTATACACTTCCTTGCCTCATGCACCTGTTTCTTCAAATTCACTGATTTCTGAATCCCATTTTTGGATGTAAAATCTCTAATCACTTTCCCCTTCATTTCCTCCTCTCATTTATCTTTAAATGGGCTTCTCGTTCCTTGTTTTTTTGTGACACAGTCCAGGTATGATGGTCCTCCCCAAGATTCTGCTCATTTGCTGTTCCCTTCATGACTATTTCTGCCCGTTCTTCCCCTGCGTGTACCTTCCTGGAGCTGTGGGGACAACAGGTGAACCTCTCCTGCTTTATGACTTGGCAGAACCTTGGGATGTTCACCTAGGTTATCGTGGGATCAGTAACTCAGCCTTGTGGTCAGATATTGTCCAGAAATTTTGCAAGTGAAAAAATTACCTCACAAAGGCTGGCACAGTGCTCATTAGCAAATTGgaattttgaaaatgaaagaattatcatGATAGGGCTGTTGCAGTTATCACTAGCAATGGTCATTTCTAGATCAACTCTTCTCACCTGAAAATAACACACAGTTCACGTTCCCAGAATGCTGTGGGGTCATAAATTCTAGGGTAATACTTCTAAGAActttgagaaatagcataaacaaTGTATGACATAATTTAAGTGTTGTTCTCTCAAATGTTTTACTCTTGTTGATTAAATAAAATCTTTTGGGAATACATACCTAGAGTATTTTATAAAACTAAATTGTAGTAGACTAGTGGTGTCGTTTACCTGTGGTGCAATGACTTAAAATGATAGAAGTATTTTTCTTCAGTGGTTTTCAGTGAGACCTTTAATGCTTTTCAAGCAAATACTGAGCATAAATTATATGCAAATACCTGTGTCAAAGAGTGAAGACTAAAAAAATTTTGTAGGTAATGAGGTGAGAAAAACACACAGTATATTATTGACAGCCAAAAAGAGTCAGACATGCTAAAACCTATAAGCACAGTAACAACTGCTATTACAAGTGTGGTAATTGCTGGTGGTTATTCATCACTTTCTCAACCACATGTGGTCTCACAGCCTGAGTGACTAAGGGAGGGGTTAAGaaaactttcttcttcttctttttttttttgagaaagggCTTTAAGGGAGCCTTCAAGCATATTTGGAGTTGCACAGGCACACAGGACTGAGGATTAACTTCCATCTATGTAGGACCGGGCTTGTCAAATTGGAAAACAATGGGTAAATTAGTAAGACTAGTTGCATAGTAAAACTCAATACAATTTTTTGCTATCACTTACTATACTCAAGAAGTCAGACTAGCTGTggcagattaaaaacaaaaagttgtGGTCCCTATTTTTAGAgaggacaaacaaaaaaattaagtgaataaGTTGGAAAACTGTCCCATTCAATAAATGTGCCATAGGGTTACATTGCTGTGAAATTCAATTATAATGAGTGCAAAATTTTGAAATTTATCCTAGGGACTAGCAAAATCTGATTTTGTTATAAAGGATGTTAAAACCTCCAATTCAATTCTAAAAGTAGAATTTCTTTTAAGCATGAAGTGGGTAtgaggaactttaaaaaaaaagagagagaaggtggGTTATATTCTTCCATATCCTTCATGATCCCACCCAGATAGCCTTCCCTAAATACgactaccccagatatactgataATTGCTTTCTGATCACACAAGCTTATGATGCTGTCGTTCCTACCACACAATAAGCTTCCTGGCAATAGATGACTGAATGAATGTTGAACACATGATTCCAGGAGAACTCATCTATCAGCTGGGCTGAGTCTGTCATATTACCACTCCAGAGAATATCATCTAAGACACCAAATCCTGCTAACCTTGAGCATTAAAACGAACATTCCTGGATCTTGCCTAATTTCTGCTTCTCTAAGTTGTGATTTCTCATTGAATCCATAATTAATATGATAAAATATATTCAGCAGCAGGATTCAGCACATGCTAACAGgtaaaacattaaaaacattCTTTTTAGGATCTAGATAAAGCCAAGAAGGGCCAATATTATCCCATTGTGTAAAAATTGTTTTAGACGATCTAGTCGATGTAATTAGacaatagaaagaaagaaattcaaaaaaaggaagttaaaatattattttcagatgatatgactgagaataaatttgtcttaagTCTCTTTGTTACTACTGACAACTAGACCCAGACACCAAAAACTTTTCCCCTGATATAGATACACAGAAGTACAGACATATAATCTCAACAATTATTTAGTTTACTTAAAATGTAAATGTACTCAGTAATTTTTAGCTATATTACATATATCATCTAAGAGAGTTTTCTTATTATGTTTACTAACAATTCTATACGTTGGACATCTGCTTCTGGTAACTGTGGACTAGGTTATATAGACAATCTTCTTGCAGAGCACAACTAGTAAATCTGGAAAAGGCTAAGTGGAAATCGTACAGAATATgggccctgaccataaaaaaatcaaactagGAACAAACAATAAAGAAATTAGAGAAGTTCTAACCAAGTAAGTCACTTTTAAATAAGTGTCTTGGCTTAGACCCTCAGAAAACAGAGTCTGAGGCTTAAGTGCTAATGTTTTATTGGGAGCTACAATCCTGTTATAAGAATTAGggacaaggcaagaaaaatactGAAGAATGAAAAAGCAAATAGAAGATGAGATTTTATTGAAATGATCTCTGTTTCTCAAACCTCAAAGAATGGACTTGGTTATATGAAAGAGTACTGAGaggctgaccaaaaaaaaaaaaaaatacacacacacacacgtaggcTCCCTGCTGGCTCCTGTCTCCCACAGGTCAAAAAACACTCCATGGAAAATTTATTCCCTAAAATTTCAGGGATTTTCATTTGGTCACTTCGACTAGCCTTGAAAAAGTGAGTTTCCACACCATTTGAGTGTGGAAGTGAGTGCAGCTAGTCTCTGGGCATTGGCCTCAGACTGTGGTACTACATGGTACTGATGGATTTGGTGGGTTGTTGATGGCTTAGTCAGAATAAGCAGTCACGAGTAAGACAGAGAAAATCTGAGGATGTAGAAAAGATTGTCCAATACAAAAACCCACAGGACAAGAGTAAATTAACATGAAAATCAGAATGATgatgaaaaaactgaatgatGACAAATCAGAATGATGATGAAAAACTGAATGATGACAAAAATATGATAAATTAACAAAATTTGTGGAATGGAGGTAGAATTTTTCTAATTTTGGTTGTCATAAAATAGCACATATCAGACTATCCTTCCCACTGAGAACAATTTAAAAAGCTCAGTTGAACTCACAGAAcaggtgtttgaaatactggaggGCAACCAAGAGAGCCAGGGCTTGGTGGCCCAGGATAACTGAGAGAAAGGCAATGCACTGAGGTGAGCTGGACTTTCTTCGGAGCATTTTATATTCAGGGCATCAATTCCTACTGTGATGGGTAGAGACTAAACAGAAAGAAGTGGCCTAAAGCTTTCAGTAGTCTCAAATTCCTGGTGGGACAAAATTGTATTTAAGGGGACAAGGAACTCAATACTTCTGAGGTCAAGTCTAGGAGAAATGAGAATAGCAGAGAAGTGTGTTCAGCATTATGTGTTATTTTTGCCCTGGAGGCTTTTTTTCCGCCCCCCCTGAATTCTAAACTGTTCTGTGGCTAAAGTctgaaaagtaaagaaaacaattgccaaaaagtaaaagctgaacagaactTTGACAGTCTCACATAGCTGGAGAGTCAAGAATTGGAGTTCAGGACCTGCCAAGGAGGAGAAACAAAGTGAACACCCAGGAAATCAGGTAGTAAACTTGGGGGACATTCATTTCCTGGCTTCACTTGCATGTAGGGTGGTCCACGTGAGATCCTCCTGTTCTTTCCCTACCACAGATTGTTGCAGATGAGAATGGTTAACTGAAAATCACGAGGTGAAATGGGCAGACCCACAAACTGAAGGAGTCTGGTCTTTAAATCACAACTTGGAAGAGAACAGCCTGCCCAACAGAAACACCTATTTTGAACTTTACATAAGTGAGAAATAAACATCTATTTTATTTGGGACATTATATTTCCAGGAGGTTTCTATAGCAGTATAGTAATTAACATTCCCTCTACAGTTCCTTTTCTTCCTAATGTTCCGATTGCCCCATGATCTTTCCCTCGGTTTAGACCCCGGCTAAGGCTTCAATTCCAATTGCTTTAGTTGAAAACGagggaaaaagaatttttttttttttcctagagtcTCCAAAGCTAAGGCCTCTTGGTAAGGGAAAGAGCTGATCTACATAGACAGCACAATAGGTTTGGTGGAAGATATAGGTCATAGCAGAACTTCCCTGCTTCCCAGACTGAGAGTGGAAAAGATCATTGAGGGGCAATGAATGAGTGAGATAACACTGTGGTTCCTGAAAGAGGAGCACCCCATCTCTCCCTGGGTATGTTCTGTGTGGAGGGAGGCGTAATAACTGATAAGCCAAGTAGGTTTAAGAGGAAGGGGGCCCAAGGGCAATGGgaatttgttctcctttttcacctGAGCAGAgctcgttgttgttagttgccgttgagtcaattcagactcatggtgactcaatgcgtgtggagtagaactgttccatagggtttcaagactgtgatgtctcagaagcagatctccaggcctaccATCTGATGTTCCTCTGGATAGGTTTGATcaaccaatctttcagttagtagttgagggcttaaccatttgtaccacctagttGGAGAACTTAGACATTATTAAGTCCACAGAGGAAAGGTGGTCATATCAGTTGTCAAAGCATGAATCCTGAAACAGCTTTATACAGCTGCCCACTGTTCTCCTACAGTGCAGGGACAGTGGAAGCTTCTTGAGCCCAAGAGTAGCATAAAGTGATGACAGGACTTAGAAATGCCTACCAAATGCTCCATGGCCTAACGTGGCCCAGGAATAGCTGAATGACCCCATTTGTCTGAAGAACACTGGAACTGGCTGATACGTAGCCTGAGCTAAAGGAGACTTATGACCAGGAACAAGGGATGACTGCTGTGCCATGACTGCACCAATGTTTACAGAGCAGATGGGACACATCAGTGAACATCAACGAGGATGGATGATCACCCAAACCAGACTCTACTCCATGAATCCAATACTGATGCCTGGGCAACTGAGCGGAAGGCAGATAAATCCAAATAGACTGAGATTAAATTTTTATCACCTGGAAATAAGGGAGTGCCTAACACATTAAATTCATTTATAGGTGCAGAGAATGGAGGCTAAGTCCATAGAATAGGAGCTAAACTGCTTGGATACAAATCCCTGGGATCATCATTTACTAGGagagtgaccttgggaaagttattaACTTCTCAGTGCCTCAGCCTCATCaactataaaatgggaaaaataatagtGTCAACTTCATGGTTTCTTTGTGTTTGACAATTTGGTGACATAATAAATGTAAACCACCtagatataaaactaaaaaaactaaacccacctAGATATAGTGGGTGTTTAACAGGTGTTTGCTAACATTATGGTAATAGTTGCATGAACAATAAAGTTACATTTTTTGCACACCTTAATCTGTGTCCTGTGATTCATAGAGGCTACATGTGAGGCTTTTCTGGAATTTCTATCCTGTCTCAGGCAATACGTATCTGTACTACAGACGGATTAAAAGCAAGAAGATAAGGCTTATGAGCACAATTCTAAGAAAATTGGTGTGAAGATATAAGTTGAGCCCACCAAGTCATGTTGATTTCTAAAATATCAGGCATTTGTGATGAgacaaagactgaaaaagaacttaGAATATTTCCAATTCTTTGGAAGGCACAGGATAATTGGTAGAAGAGATGGAAGAATGAAAGGAGGGAGATAATTGATGAATGTGCTCACAGTACTAAAATCTCTGAGTCTGAGCTGAAGACAccaaaaaggaaaactaaaacaccacatccattgccattaagttgattctgactcatagcaatcataCAGCAAAAAGGAGGGGCTTGAAAAGTAGAATTTAGAGCCCCTagtttgctccttggaaactctgtggggcagttctactctgtcctatgaggtcgctatgagtcggaatcgactcgatggcactgggtttggtttgttttttttaattacctatggaaaccctggcggcatagtggttaaatgctatggctgctaaccaaaagatcagcagttcaaatccaccaggcactccttagaaactctatgaggcagtcctactctcctatagagacactatgagtcagaatgattcgatggcagagggtttggttttttggattaccTATGTGTCGGTTTTGATTTAGTTTCAATTAGTCTCTGCGGAGCTCTTGTGGTGCAGCAGTTTGaatcgaaaccctatggggcagttctatcctgtcttatagagttgctatgagttggaatcgagatGATGGTAATGGTGTTTTGGTTTGGAAACACTCTCCGCGAGGAGCCttatggcataatggttaaagcacttacctactaacagaaaggtcagcattcgaacccaccggctgatcctcgggagaaagatagtggcagtctgcttccataaagattacagccttggaaatgctatggagcagtcctactctgtcctgtagggttaccgggagttggaatcaactggacggcacagAGAATTTGTCTCTAGGAGGCcctgaatggttaagcactcaactgctaaccaaaatgttgattttcgagaccacccagaggctctggcaatctgcccccaaTATCCTTTAgaagcagccttgaaaaccaaatGGAGTCCAGTCCTACCCTGAAACAtaggaggtcgccatgagtctgaatcagcttGGTGgcaaatggcaactggtttttcttcatttgtttaatTAGTCCtggatttctttaaaaaatgaatattttctaAAGATAGAGGGAAGACAGATTTCAGTACATTGGTTCTGAAATCTGAACCAAGCCAAAGAGCATGTTACTTAACGGGCCTCACATGAGTCCTCTGGGGACATGCAAATGAGGTCACCAAATTCATAGCCCTTTCAGGCTTGGGGAAACGCTgctggcgtggtggttaagtgctacggctgctaaccaagaggtcggcagttcgaacctgacaggtgctccttggaaactcaggcagctctactctgtcccatagggtcgctatgagcaggaatccacttgacggcagtgggtttggttttggttgattt encodes the following:
- the LOC100662064 gene encoding trace amine-associated receptor 8; the protein is MSSNLSHPAVVQLCYENVNGSCIKSPYSPGSQVLLYAAFGSASVLPVFGNLLVMTSVLHFKQLHSPTNFLIASLACADFLVEVTVMPFSMVRSVDSCWYFGAQFCTLHSCCDVAFCYSSVFHLCFISIDRYIAVTDPLVYPTKFTVSVSGICVGISWILPIVYSGAVFYTGVNDDGMEELVSALNCIDGCQIAVNQDWVLVDFLLFFIPTLVMIILYSKIFLIAKQQAIKIETTSSKAESSSESYKARVAKRERKAAKTLGVTVVTFMISWLPYTIDTLIDAFMSFITPAYIYEICCWGAYYNSAMNPLIYALFYPWFRKAIKLILSGKLLKNSSSTIRLFSE